Proteins encoded together in one Aeromonas encheleia window:
- a CDS encoding DsbA family protein has translation MSRTLNIAVYFDFICPWCLIGKRQLEQALARLRVERPEVRVAVSWRGVQLLPYLPVQGEDFNSFYQHRLGSAQAVRLRQAQVQQAAASVGLSLDFGNIPRMPNTADAHRLWQRASQLGTAAQQEALLEQLFVAHFQRGADLGDGATLLGLAEAAGFSSAALVSSLQGDGAPFLCDVAGAASQGVPSFVIDEALTLSGAQPAEQLLAALHQALARQAPACGRRIAVPAERVPAPGKRALIEAQGKSLALFNIDGQFHAIDDSCPHQGASLCGGRLEGAVIQCCAHGLRFNLHTGYLLNSDQLRVGRYPVEQEGESLFIVIEPQESIPCTP, from the coding sequence ATGAGTCGTACCCTGAACATTGCAGTCTATTTCGATTTTATCTGTCCCTGGTGCCTCATCGGCAAGCGCCAGCTGGAGCAGGCCCTGGCCCGGTTGCGGGTCGAGCGGCCCGAGGTGCGGGTCGCCGTGAGCTGGCGCGGGGTGCAGTTGCTGCCCTATCTGCCGGTGCAGGGGGAGGACTTCAACAGCTTCTATCAGCATCGCCTCGGCTCTGCGCAGGCGGTGCGGCTGCGCCAGGCCCAGGTGCAGCAGGCCGCGGCCAGCGTCGGGCTCAGCCTGGACTTTGGCAACATTCCCCGCATGCCGAACACGGCCGACGCCCATCGACTGTGGCAGCGTGCCAGCCAGCTGGGCACGGCGGCGCAGCAGGAGGCGCTGCTGGAGCAACTCTTTGTGGCCCACTTCCAGCGGGGCGCCGATCTGGGGGATGGCGCCACCCTGCTGGGCCTGGCCGAGGCGGCCGGTTTCTCATCCGCCGCGCTGGTGAGCAGCCTGCAGGGGGATGGGGCTCCCTTCCTGTGCGACGTCGCCGGGGCGGCCAGCCAGGGGGTGCCGAGCTTCGTCATCGACGAGGCCCTGACCCTGTCCGGGGCGCAGCCCGCCGAGCAACTGCTGGCCGCGCTGCACCAGGCGCTGGCGCGGCAAGCGCCGGCCTGCGGGCGGCGCATCGCCGTGCCGGCCGAGCGGGTGCCCGCGCCGGGCAAGCGGGCGCTGATCGAGGCGCAAGGCAAGAGCCTGGCGCTGTTCAATATCGACGGCCAGTTCCACGCCATCGATGACAGCTGTCCCCACCAGGGCGCCTCCCTGTGCGGGGGCCGGCTGGAGGGGGCGGTGATCCAGTGCTGCGCCCACGGCCTGCGCTTCAACCTGCATACCGGCTATCTGCTCAACTCGGATCAGCTCAGGGTCGGCCGTTATCCGGTCGAGCAGGAGGGTGAGAGCCTGTTTATCGTCATCGAACCGCAGGAGTCTATCCCATGCACACCCTAG
- a CDS encoding TauD/TfdA dioxygenase family protein gives MRVEQLTCHIGAELSGVNLADAVHDEGLFAEIRSLLLKHRVLFLRQQDISRSDHVAFARRFGELEDHPVAGSDPEHPGLVRIYKSPEVPNDRYENAWHTDATWRDKPPFGCVLRCVECPPVGGDTLWANMVVAYEKLPEEIKQKIAGLRARHSIEASFGAAMPIEKRLALKAQFPDAEHPVVRTHPDTDEKILFVNAFATHFTNYHTPEHVRVGQDYSMGGSDLLRYLISQAYVPEYQVRWRWQPNSIAIWDNRSTQHYAAMDYPPCHRKMERAGIMGDQPF, from the coding sequence ATGCGTGTAGAACAACTGACCTGCCATATCGGAGCGGAACTGAGTGGCGTCAACCTGGCGGATGCCGTTCATGATGAAGGGCTGTTCGCCGAGATCCGCTCCCTGCTGCTCAAGCACAGGGTACTGTTCTTGCGGCAGCAGGATATCAGCCGCAGCGATCACGTGGCCTTCGCCCGCCGCTTCGGCGAGCTGGAGGATCACCCGGTGGCGGGCAGCGATCCCGAGCATCCCGGGCTGGTGCGCATCTACAAGTCGCCGGAGGTGCCCAACGATCGCTACGAGAACGCCTGGCACACCGACGCCACCTGGCGCGACAAGCCGCCCTTCGGTTGCGTGCTGCGCTGCGTGGAGTGCCCGCCGGTGGGCGGCGACACCCTCTGGGCCAACATGGTGGTGGCCTATGAGAAGCTGCCGGAGGAGATCAAGCAGAAGATCGCCGGCCTGCGCGCCCGCCACAGCATAGAGGCGAGCTTCGGGGCGGCCATGCCCATCGAGAAGCGGCTGGCGCTCAAGGCCCAGTTCCCGGATGCCGAGCACCCCGTGGTGCGCACCCATCCGGACACCGACGAGAAGATCCTGTTCGTCAACGCCTTCGCCACCCACTTCACCAACTACCACACCCCGGAGCACGTGCGCGTTGGTCAGGACTACAGCATGGGCGGCAGCGATCTGCTGCGCTATCTGATAAGCCAGGCCTATGTCCCCGAGTATCAGGTGCGCTGGCGCTGGCAGCCCAACAGCATCGCCATCTGGGACAACCGCAGCACCCAGCATTATGCCGCCATGGACTATCCGCCCTGCCACCGCAAGATGGAGCGGGCCGGGATCATGGGCGACCAACCCTTCTGA
- a CDS encoding YeiH family protein, which produces MHTLAMTDRYQRVRELVPGMAVSITVAAAATFLSEHYGAPVLLFALLLGMGLNFLSAEGTCKAGIEFTARSVLRIGVALLGMRITLGQIAELGWMPVLLVVTLVVVTIGLSVVAAKLMGFQRLFGMLTGGATAICGASAALALAASLPNHPQKERATLFTVIGVSVLSTLAMILYPMIARFFELTPVESGVFLGATIHDVAQVVGAGYSMSTETGDVATVVKLMRVAMLLPVIVVAAMITRMQGADPASGKRPPLLPLFAVGFLVLACINSTGWVPAVVQGGINDLSRWCLVIAISAIGMKTQLKELARVGIKPILLMVGETTFLAALVLLLMHWGMKP; this is translated from the coding sequence ATGCACACCCTAGCCATGACAGATCGCTATCAGCGGGTGCGCGAACTGGTGCCCGGCATGGCGGTCAGCATCACGGTCGCGGCCGCCGCGACCTTCCTGTCCGAACACTACGGCGCCCCCGTGCTGCTGTTTGCCCTGCTGCTCGGCATGGGGCTCAACTTCCTCTCCGCCGAAGGGACCTGCAAGGCGGGCATCGAGTTCACGGCGCGCAGCGTGCTGCGCATCGGGGTCGCCCTGCTCGGCATGCGCATCACCCTCGGCCAGATAGCCGAGCTGGGCTGGATGCCGGTGCTGCTGGTGGTGACCCTGGTGGTGGTCACCATAGGACTCTCGGTGGTAGCGGCCAAGCTGATGGGGTTCCAGCGCCTGTTTGGCATGCTGACCGGGGGGGCCACCGCCATCTGCGGCGCCTCCGCCGCCCTGGCCCTGGCCGCGTCCCTGCCCAACCATCCGCAGAAGGAGCGGGCCACCCTGTTCACCGTGATCGGGGTCTCGGTGCTCTCGACCCTGGCGATGATCCTCTACCCGATGATCGCCCGCTTCTTCGAGCTGACGCCGGTGGAGTCCGGGGTCTTCCTCGGCGCCACCATCCACGACGTCGCCCAGGTGGTGGGGGCCGGCTACAGCATGTCCACCGAGACCGGGGACGTGGCGACCGTGGTCAAGCTGATGCGGGTCGCCATGCTGCTGCCGGTGATAGTGGTGGCCGCCATGATCACCCGCATGCAGGGGGCGGATCCCGCCTCCGGCAAGCGTCCGCCGCTGCTGCCCCTGTTCGCCGTCGGCTTCCTGGTGCTGGCCTGCATCAACAGCACCGGCTGGGTGCCCGCCGTGGTGCAGGGGGGGATCAACGATCTGTCGCGCTGGTGCCTGGTCATCGCCATCAGCGCCATCGGCATGAAGACGCAGCTCAAGGAGCTGGCCAGGGTGGGCATCAAGCCGATCCTGCTGATGGTGGGGGAGACCACCTTCCTCGCCGCCCTGGTCCTGCTGCTGATGCACTGGGGCATGAAGCCTTGA
- a CDS encoding BKACE family enzyme produces the protein MQFFDDSLHPENMEKVVITVAPYGPEWAPGDFPEDIPVTMEEQIQKAVDCYEAGATVLHLHVRELDGSGSKRLSKFNELIAGVRKAVPDMIIQVGGSISFAPEGEGEAAKWLSDDTRHMLAELTPKPDQVTVAINTTQMNIMELLYPEYLAGTSLEHPALKAAYSEMTVPAGPAWVAEHLKRLMANGIQPHFQLTGMHAMETLERLVRRGVYMGPLNLTWIGIGGGFDGPNPFNFMNFVHRAPDGCTLTAESLLKNVLPFNMMAMSIGLHPRCGIEDTIIGQHGQRMSSVEQIRQCVRVAHELGREVANGKEARAIYRIGVQYDSIEETLQANGMAPNRRTGEKGVPRGV, from the coding sequence ATGCAATTCTTTGACGATTCCCTGCACCCGGAAAACATGGAAAAAGTGGTGATCACCGTGGCCCCGTACGGTCCCGAGTGGGCGCCTGGCGACTTCCCGGAAGACATCCCGGTGACCATGGAGGAGCAAATCCAGAAGGCGGTCGACTGCTACGAAGCGGGCGCTACCGTGTTGCACCTGCATGTGCGCGAGCTGGATGGCTCCGGCTCCAAGCGCCTGTCCAAGTTCAACGAGCTGATCGCCGGGGTGCGCAAGGCGGTGCCTGACATGATCATCCAGGTCGGCGGCTCCATCTCCTTCGCGCCGGAAGGCGAGGGGGAGGCGGCCAAGTGGTTGTCGGACGACACCCGCCACATGCTGGCCGAGCTGACGCCGAAGCCGGATCAGGTCACGGTCGCCATCAACACCACCCAGATGAACATCATGGAGCTGCTCTACCCGGAATACCTGGCGGGCACCTCCCTGGAGCACCCGGCCCTGAAGGCGGCCTACAGCGAGATGACGGTCCCGGCCGGTCCGGCCTGGGTGGCCGAGCACCTCAAGCGACTGATGGCCAACGGCATCCAGCCCCACTTCCAGCTGACCGGCATGCACGCCATGGAGACCCTGGAGCGGCTGGTGCGCAGGGGCGTCTACATGGGGCCGCTCAACCTGACCTGGATCGGCATCGGCGGCGGCTTCGACGGCCCGAACCCGTTCAACTTCATGAACTTCGTCCACCGCGCACCGGATGGCTGCACCCTGACCGCCGAATCCCTGCTCAAGAACGTGTTGCCCTTCAACATGATGGCCATGTCCATTGGGCTGCACCCGCGCTGCGGCATCGAGGACACCATCATAGGCCAGCACGGCCAGCGCATGAGCTCGGTCGAGCAGATCCGCCAGTGCGTGCGGGTCGCCCACGAGCTGGGGCGTGAGGTGGCGAACGGCAAGGAGGCCCGCGCCATCTATCGCATCGGCGTCCAGTACGACAGCATCGAAGAGACGCTGCAGGCCAACGGCATGGCGCCCAATCGCCGTACCGGGGAGAAAGGCGTGCCACGGGGCGTCTGA
- a CDS encoding MFS transporter yields MATYHINDDVDAGKAAVPRRYAWIVFALTFGLLISDYMSRQVLNAVFPMLKGEWTLSDTQLGLLSGIVALMVGLLTFPLSLLADRFGRVKSLAIMAMLWSLATLGCALAQSYEQMFIARFLVGVGEAAYGSVGIAVVVSVFPREMRATLSGAFISGGMFGSVLGMATGGVLAHLLGWRWAFAGMALFGLLLAAIYPLIVKEARIAPAGARAAGKAHGKPLRTLYSTRSVLSAYVGSGLQLFVGGTVIVWMPSYLNRFYGMDTDRAGVVAAIIVLCSGAGMILCGMLSDKLCRDRPDRKISLAIGYCLGSCALLSLAFALPFGLPQLALICLGMFIATGTSGPAGAMVANLTHYSVHGTAFATLTLANNLLGLAPGPFITGRVSDHIGLDNAFQLVPLISIAAAAVFFYGKRHYHKDVARLEGESEPPVACAPVTGAAHTTEARA; encoded by the coding sequence ATGGCTACCTATCATATCAATGACGATGTCGACGCTGGCAAGGCTGCCGTACCGCGTCGCTATGCCTGGATTGTGTTTGCGCTGACCTTCGGTCTGCTCATCTCCGACTACATGTCGCGCCAGGTGCTCAACGCCGTCTTCCCCATGCTCAAGGGGGAGTGGACCCTCTCCGATACCCAGCTTGGCCTGCTCAGCGGCATAGTGGCGCTGATGGTCGGGCTGCTGACCTTCCCGCTCTCCCTGTTGGCGGACCGTTTCGGTCGGGTGAAGAGCCTTGCCATCATGGCCATGCTGTGGAGCCTGGCGACCCTGGGCTGCGCCCTGGCCCAGAGTTACGAGCAGATGTTCATCGCCCGCTTCCTGGTGGGAGTGGGGGAGGCCGCCTATGGCAGCGTCGGCATCGCCGTGGTGGTGTCCGTGTTCCCGCGGGAGATGCGGGCCACCCTGTCCGGCGCCTTCATCTCGGGCGGCATGTTCGGCTCTGTGCTGGGCATGGCCACCGGCGGCGTGCTGGCCCATCTGCTGGGCTGGCGCTGGGCCTTCGCCGGCATGGCGCTGTTCGGCCTGCTGCTGGCGGCCATCTACCCCCTCATCGTCAAGGAGGCGCGGATCGCCCCGGCGGGAGCCAGGGCGGCTGGCAAGGCGCACGGCAAGCCGCTGCGCACCCTCTACTCCACGCGCTCCGTGCTCTCGGCCTACGTCGGCAGCGGCTTGCAGCTGTTCGTCGGCGGCACCGTGATCGTCTGGATGCCGAGCTACCTGAACCGTTTCTACGGGATGGACACGGACAGGGCGGGGGTGGTGGCCGCCATCATAGTGCTGTGCAGCGGCGCCGGCATGATCCTGTGCGGCATGCTCAGTGACAAGCTGTGCCGAGATCGACCGGATCGCAAGATCAGCCTGGCCATTGGCTATTGCCTCGGGAGCTGCGCCCTGCTGTCGCTGGCCTTCGCCCTGCCATTCGGGTTGCCCCAGCTGGCCCTCATCTGCCTTGGCATGTTCATCGCCACCGGCACCTCGGGCCCGGCGGGCGCCATGGTGGCCAACCTGACCCACTACAGCGTGCACGGCACCGCCTTCGCCACCCTGACCCTGGCCAACAACCTGCTCGGGCTGGCCCCCGGCCCCTTCATCACCGGCCGCGTCTCCGACCATATCGGCCTGGACAACGCCTTCCAGCTGGTGCCGCTCATCAGCATCGCGGCGGCGGCCGTCTTCTTCTACGGCAAGCGCCACTACCACAAGGATGTCGCCAGGCTGGAAGGGGAGTCCGAGCCACCCGTTGCCTGCGCCCCCGTCACCGGCGCCGCCCATACCACAGAGGCAAGGGCCTGA